The Toxorhynchites rutilus septentrionalis strain SRP chromosome 3, ASM2978413v1, whole genome shotgun sequence genome includes a region encoding these proteins:
- the LOC129778858 gene encoding SWI/SNF-related matrix-associated actin-dependent regulator of chromatin subfamily A-like protein 1: MSCTAEEIAEKRKIAIERLNARKNPQSNNISAPLTIPSSKPIFTLPSKQRQVIASQSSTSFYGKSHTPNNQKVFNSNNTVQSGNASAAGKFKNAFSSVHAQSHPYQRNTSTNNGTTNKLAPVFTRTVTCSCAMVSESRFVVQASAFNEKLIDVFKNIPSKQYDPLTKNWSFSIRDHALVIEKVSALNPHVSIGPIPSFVLRIFNGNPRPDPSRACLDIIEPKLSGALLEFQREGVCFAIDKGGRALIADEMGLGKTYQAIAVADFYKENWPLLICTTATTRDAWSSKIRELLIYVPAHSIVTLQGSQDYIGDARILITSYTMMEKCAEKLIERRFGFIIMDESHTLKNFKAKCTAVAQELAKRAKRVILLSGTPALSRPVELFTQLQMLDKSFFQFKEYSTRYCAGKNTNFGWDASGQSNLPELNLVLAAKFMIRRTKQEVMSQLADKSRETVILDPSLLWKNDDTEEDLNSYAADYSSSKGREREEILFKYYHATAEAKAPAVCAYLKQMRKENQKFIIFAHHLLMLDAISKYLTKHNVDHIRIDGTTRSNLRSELVDRFQTKDNCRAAVLSLKACNAGITLTAAQLVIFAELDWNPSTLAQAESRAHRIGQEGNVIVRYLLAKGTADDIIWTMLQKKQNILNKAGLCNEDFSDSTNVNAPCSAGNIEPYLEKRSSSAGTLDKYVLKEPNHNVSGVGSIKTDSQETAFQSLLDDGEDDDLVGLDF; this comes from the exons ATGTCTTGCACCGCCGAGGAAATCGCGGAGAAAAGAAAAATTGCGATCGAGCGTCTAAATGCTAGGAAAAATCCACAAAGCAATAATATATCTGCCCCTCTTACAATTCCCTCATCCAAACCAATATTTACACTGCCATCAAAGCAGAGACAAGTAATCGCATCTCAATCCAGCACTTCTTTCTACGGAAAATCGCATACTCCAAACAATCAAAAAGTTTTTAATTCTAACAACACTGTACAAAGCGGCAATGCATCAGCCGCAGGGAAATTTAAAAATGCGTTCAGCAGTGTTCATGCACAGAGTCATCCTTATCAAAGAAACACGTCAACAAACAACGGAACCACCAATAAATTAGCGCCCGTTTTCACGAGGACCGTCACTTGCTCGTGCGCAATGGTTTCCGAAAGTAGATTTGTGGTTCAAGCATCTGCCTTCAACGAGAAGCTGATCGATGTATTCAAAAACATTCCTTCGAAACAATACG ATCCACTTACTAAAAACTGGTCCTTTAGCATCCGCGATCACGCGCTAGTCATTGAGAAGGTGAGTGCCCTCAACCCGCACGTTTCGATCGGTCCAATCCCTTCCTTTGTGTTACGCATTTTCAACGGGAATCCACGTCCTGATCCCAGCCGTGCCTGTCTGGACATAATCGAACCCAAATTGTCGGGGGCGCTGTTGGAATTTCAAAGGGAGGGTGTATGTTTCGCCATCGATAAGGGCGGGAGAGCACTGATAGCGGATGAGATGGGTTTGGGAAAAACCTACCAGGCGATTGCAGTTGCTGATTTTTACAAGGAAAACTGGCCACTTCTGATTTGTACCACAGCAACAACACGGGATGCGTGGTCTAGCAAAATTCGCGAACTGTTGATATATGTGCCAGCGCACAGTATTGTCACGTTGCAGGGCAGTCAGGACTATATCGGGGATGCCCGGATTCTTATTACCAGCTACACCATGATGGAGAAATGCGCGGAAAAGCTAATCGAGCGACGATTTGGTTTCATCATCATGGACGAATCGCACACTTTAAAAAACTTCAAAGCCAAGTGTACGGCTGTGGCACAGGAGCTTGCGAAAAGAGCTAAGCGGGTGATATTACTCTCTGGAACTCCCGCACTGTCCCGACCGGTGGAATTATTTACGCAACTACAGATGCTGGATAAAAGCTTCTTTCAGTTCAAAGAGTACAGCACTCGTTACTGCGCCGGCAAGAATACCAACTTCGGTTGGGATGCTAGTGGACAGTCGAATTTGCCAGAGCTAAATCTGGTGCTGGCCGCCAAATTCATGATTCGACGCACCAAGCAGGAAGTTATGAGTCAATTGGCCGATAAGAGCCGAGAGACAGTGATACTGGATCCGTCACTGCTGTGGAAGAATGATGACACCGAGGAGGACTTGAACAGTTATGCGGCGGATTATTCTTCCAGCAAGGGCCGCGAGAGAGAAGAGATATTGTTCAAGTATTACCACGCGACCGCTGAAGCAAAAGCACCCGCTGTTTG tgCGTATCTCAAACAAATGCGGAAGGAAAATCAGAAGTTTATTATCTTTGCACATCACCTTCTGATGTTGGATGCTATTTCTAAGTATCTCACCAAACATAATGTGGATCACATAAGGATTGACGGTACAACGAGGTCGAACCTAAGATCA GAACTAGTGGACAGATTCCAAACCAAAGACAATTGCCGAGCGGCCGTTCTGTCGCTAAAGGCCTGCAACGCAGGCATAACGTTGACTGCCGCGCAACTGGTGATTTTCGCTGAACTCGATTGGAACCCAAGC ACGCTTGCCCAAGCGGAAAGCCGAGCTCATCGGATCGGCCAGGAAGGTAATGTGATTGTGCGGTATCTGCTGGCGAAAGGAACCGCGGATGACATTATCTGGACGATGCTACAGAAGAAGCAAAACATCCTGAACAAGGCCGGTCTTTGTAATGAGGATTTTTCCGATTCCACCAACGTTAATGCGCCCTGTTCCGCGGGAAATATTGAGCCATATCTGGAGAAACGTAGCAGTTCTGCAGGAACTTTAGACAAATACGTGCTCAAAGAACCAAACCATAACGTTAGTGGTGTGGGTAGCATAAAGACTGATAGCCAGGAGACAGCTTTTCAGAGCTTGTTGGACGACGGAGAAGATGATGATTTAGTAGGACTAGATTTCTAA